The DNA window tatataacatttggcattttctatttttctcttcGATTTTCATAACAATTGTACATTTTTGTACATTCATCTAGTATATTTATCTACGCCATTTGATatcttattttcttttgaatggtttattctttctttgtaGTTTGTTGTAAAGCGCAATCGAAAACTTTGTTGGGGTTGCGCTATatgaaattcaataaataataatatatatatatatatatatacatacatatatataaatatagatatgaGGCAACTGTAAGTCTGCACACTgtcttttttttcctgttttgaaAAATTTACGCTCATAATCAATTCTTTGAACTAGATTTCATTTCCTGGCAGCTGCACTATGTATTGTTGAAGATTACTTGAGGTATGTTCTATGTGGCCTTTGACCTCTACGAATTTCGATAGAGTTCTTGCACATACCAAGCTGGAATAGCATTCCAAGTGTGAAGTTCAAAGAACAAGAACTTTTtgaattatcatgtttacaaggttctcAGACTtactgttgacttcaaatgacctttgaccttcacagaaagGACtatggttcttgtactcaataaaatggatccacataccaagtatgaagttaatccaccatgatTTTTTTGAGTTACAGTGTTAACAAGCAGGtttcacagacacacacaccatcgcatagattccttagcctccagcaaggaatcaaaaggaaatttgaaatgaaattgttCCCTGTTTTGAAATTCGAAGAATACCCATTTTGAAATATCTGTAGTATAAGTAGTAGATTGAAAGAGTACTGTGAAGGATGATAATTGTACATATAATCATAGTATCAAAGTATCAGCACTTACTTTAAAACCATAGTATCAAAGTATCAGCACTTACTTTAAAACATAGTATCAGCACTTACTTTAAAACATAGTATCATAGTATCAGCACTTACTTTTAATCACAGTATCAGCACTTACTTTAAAACATAGTATCAGCACTTACTTTAAATCATAGTATCAGCACTTACTTAAAACCATAGTATCAAAGTATCAGCACTTACTTTAAAACATAAAATCAAAGTATCAGCACTTACATTTAATCATAGTATCAAAGTATCAGCACTTACTTTAAATCATAGTATCAGCTGCACTTATTTTAAATCATAGTATCGGCTGCACTTACTTCAAATCATAGTATCAGTTGCACTTTAAATCATAGTATCATAGTATCAGTTGCACTTACTTTAAATCATAGTATCAGTTGCACTTACTTTAAATCATAGTATCATAGTATCAGCTGCACTTACTTTAAATCATAGTATCATAGTATCAGCTTTAAATCAAAGTATCATAGTATCAGCACTTACTTTAAATCATAGTATCAGCACTTACTTTAAATCAAACTTAAATTATAGTTTTAAATTTCTATCCATTCTCTAACATTAGTGTTCTGGCAACGTTTCCAACATTTCTGTTGGTTCCTCTGATATCCTTGATGACATCTGTGACAATCTTCTTGCCTTGGCTAAACCTTTCTTCTTTGaaatccacattttctttagtGAAGCTGTTATGGAGGCTGAAAGGACCAAGATGACCCCAAGAAATGCCCAAAGGTTCGGAGATAcgccaaaaataaaaaattcaagaAGATATACAAACCAGACCTCGTTAGTGCGTTGTATCGCCACGAAGACGCTCTTCTCGAGCGAGAGGCTGTACGTGATCAAAATCTGTGCCAAGCAATTCAAAATGCCCATGCCTACCAATGCAATCCTCACCCAACCACACTTTGGGATCGACCATGCATCGATTGCTGTAGCAAGCAGTGCAGTGCCGAGTGAAGCAATAGTTGCATAGTATAGAACGATTTTGATGGAACTCACACGGAGTTGGCCCAGTTTGGAGATTGTGACGGTCGTTATGGAAATACAGACACAAGCGAGGAAGCTAAACATGGCACCGACGAACTGATCAGAGACATCGCCGCCATCCTCTCCACCCCCGAACAAAAATGGCGGTTGAGATATTAGAAGCACGCCACCGATGACCACACCTACCAACAGACCGTCGATAATTCCAAACGCTTCCTTGAGAAAAACTCTTCCGAAGACGCCGACTAACACCGGACTGCCGTAAAGGATGGCGGTTGCATCTCCAGCGCGGGTGAGGTACAAGGCGTAAAAAAAAGATATCAGCGCTACCATACCCAACAGACTCCGAGACACCAACAGGAGCAAGACCTTGGGGGACTCTGGTCGTGGAGATATCCCTCGATATGTCATGAGAGGAACTGGAAGGGCTAGTTGCAGGAAGAATCTGAGAAAGGAGACCTCCATCGCATGAACGTCATCCTTAACGACTTTGACAATTATGTAGTGAAAGGAGGATAATAGTGATGCTATTAGGACAAACAGAACCCCTCTGTGTCTGTAGATTCTCGTCCTTAAGGTCGGTGGGATTTCAACATCGTGTGATTCTCCGAGTACCGAGTCCGGACCCGTTGGCTGCGACTGCTGCCTTTCGCCAGGCTGATCCGCAAAAGATATCCTCTTGCTACGTTGTCTGTGGTCCAGCATCTTATTATGATGGTATCCTTACCCCAGGATGTTCAGGAGGAAAAAAGCTGTGgagcaaaagaaagttttttcCAATTCCAAATTGAGGAGATTTGAATTATTTCATGGCAgctatcatatattttttaaggtatGAATATCAAGTCAATTGCCAGTAGTTTCCTTAACTCGAGTCGAGTCACTGTATTATCTCCACATGGCGAACGTTGTCAACCGGCttactaaaaataaaaaaaaacgactaGTTGGTTACCAGAAAAAACTATTGAAGAGACATATGATAGAGATCAATGTAACACTAATGGTActaggaaaaaaaacaaagattaaAAGAGAAACCGatattaacttacttttaaGCCAGAGGAGTGCAAACAATCATTGAGGTCTAGAGAATCTTGAAAGAGTAATCAAGCTGCACCTTACATTCCATCTCTGCTGCACTGAAAATGACAGATCTGTCATTTTCCCTGCTTCTCTACTAATAGTTCAGTAAATTCTAAACTATCCAGCTCAGGTGCCAATTACATGTAACGCGTACTGAGCCTTGTATTCCATCTAACTTTCCTGTACATGTGGCTGCAGCATGACTAGTTTTCAAAACGATAAATTTATGCACCGCAAAATTAGTTTTGACATTGAACAAGAGCCCAACGGGCGCTATGGTTTTCTGCCTAAAcaatccttttcatttttgcTTTTATGACTCTTTACAGGGAATGGCTGGAGactaccaaaagaaaaaaaaaaaattcacaacaCTGCTCATTTTGTACAACAGTAATGAAAACACTTGCACACAAATACTTTAGCAtgtttcattgtataggtttGTCAGTTATTTCTTACTTTAaaatctttttccttttttaacttCAAAGCACATAGCTTTACAACAGCTGTGGCAATGATACAAACCTACATTTGAGGGCAACCTGCTGAGTTGAAAAGTCCTTGCTTTGATACATTAAATGCATTGCACAGACTACTACTCAGACAAAGAGGTAATATTATTTGCTTATCAAGTGTCATACAGTTACAGTAGGCTGGCAGGCTGCCACAGTGTGTATATCCCCACATTTGCATGTACTTATAATTAGTAGGTTATATGTACCATTACATGTACTAGAATTGTGATAACAACCCGCATCATTGCAGAACTTGACAGCTACAATCGTcgacaaaaatagatgggacacccactccccgtatcaatgttgcagtttctgagcgcttttggctacaacattgaacggggggaagggggtgcgctTAAACCAATATCGCTCGTTGCTGCTCATACTGTCCCATCATTTTTGTCGAGGATTCAATCGTcgacaaaaatagatgggacaccccactccccgtatcaatgttgcagtttctgagcgcttttggctgcaacattgaacggggggaagggggtgcgctTAAACCAATATCGCTCGTTGCTGCTCATACTGTCCCATCATTTTTGTCGAGGAT is part of the Apostichopus japonicus isolate 1M-3 chromosome 22, ASM3797524v1, whole genome shotgun sequence genome and encodes:
- the LOC139964348 gene encoding solute carrier family 35 member G1-like isoform X2, with translation MLDHRQRSKRISFADQPGERQQSQPTGPDSVLGESHDVEIPPTLRTRIYRHRGVLFVLIASLLSSFHYIIVKVVKDDVHAMEVSFLRFFLQLALPVPLMTYRGISPRPESPKVLLLLVSRSLLGMVALISFFYALYLTRAGDATAILYGSPVLVGVFGRVFLKEAFGIIDGLLVGVVIGGVLLISQPPFLFGGGEDGGDVSDQFVGAMFSFLACVCISITTVTISKLGQLRVSSIKIVLYYATIASLGTALLATAIDAWSIPKCGWVRIALVGMGILNCLAQILITYSLSLEKSVFVAIQRTNEVWFVYLLEFFIFGVSPNLWAFLGVILVLSASITASLKKMWISKKKGLAKARRLSQMSSRISEEPTEMLETLPEH